One genomic region from Flagellimonas oceani encodes:
- a CDS encoding tetratricopeptide repeat protein: MRTRILMLLAVGVSAMGFAQKDEMKTAEKALKDGDAAAAKAALVSASSTIGSAKEKDQAEYYALLGNANYEIAKKGEVSAFQEAVDAYNKVIEIEEADGKSKYTSVAQEKMSQMTADLVNSAVEDNNNKKFGEAAEKLYMGYKLSPKDTVYLYYAASSAVNGQDYEEALKYYKELKDLGYNGESTTYTAVNVESGETESMDKATRDLYVKAGTHKDPKEEVSPSKKPEIVKNIALIYQQMGENEKAIEAYADARAENPEDVNLVLGEANLYYAIGEKDKFKELMGQASAMAPDNADLLYNIGVINMEQGNLQDARDAYKKALAIDPGYINALLNLSTTYVNEGNGLIDEMNALGTSKADIAKYDELKEKKDSLFKEGAAVLEDALQSNPDNESILTQLKNIYGALGDNENFMRIKKLLGE, from the coding sequence ATGAGAACAAGAATATTAATGCTATTGGCCGTAGGGGTATCCGCAATGGGATTTGCCCAGAAGGATGAGATGAAGACGGCAGAAAAGGCTCTTAAGGATGGTGATGCTGCAGCTGCAAAAGCTGCTCTGGTAAGTGCATCTTCCACAATCGGTTCGGCCAAGGAGAAAGACCAGGCCGAGTATTATGCCCTTTTGGGAAATGCAAACTATGAAATCGCCAAAAAAGGTGAAGTTTCCGCATTTCAAGAAGCCGTAGATGCCTACAATAAAGTAATCGAGATAGAGGAAGCTGACGGAAAATCCAAGTACACTTCTGTGGCACAAGAAAAAATGAGCCAAATGACGGCTGATTTGGTGAACTCTGCCGTTGAGGACAACAATAACAAAAAGTTCGGTGAGGCAGCTGAAAAATTGTACATGGGATACAAATTAAGCCCAAAAGATACCGTATATCTTTACTATGCGGCCAGCAGCGCCGTAAACGGGCAGGATTATGAAGAGGCTTTGAAATACTACAAGGAACTTAAGGACTTGGGATACAATGGAGAATCTACAACATATACTGCGGTAAACGTTGAGTCCGGTGAAACCGAAAGCATGGACAAGGCGACCCGCGACCTGTATGTAAAAGCTGGTACCCACAAAGACCCTAAAGAAGAGGTAAGCCCATCCAAAAAGCCGGAGATCGTTAAGAACATTGCGTTGATTTATCAGCAAATGGGTGAAAATGAAAAGGCAATTGAAGCTTACGCGGATGCAAGAGCTGAAAATCCAGAAGATGTAAACTTAGTATTGGGCGAAGCCAACCTTTACTACGCTATTGGGGAAAAGGACAAGTTCAAGGAATTGATGGGACAGGCATCTGCCATGGCCCCTGACAACGCCGATTTGCTATATAATATTGGTGTAATCAATATGGAGCAAGGAAACTTGCAGGATGCAAGGGACGCCTACAAAAAAGCATTGGCCATTGACCCAGGTTACATCAATGCACTATTGAACCTTTCCACTACCTATGTGAACGAAGGTAACGGTCTTATTGATGAGATGAACGCATTGGGAACCTCCAAAGCCGATATCGCCAAGTACGATGAGCTAAAGGAGAAAAAGGATAGCTTGTTCAAAGAAGGAGCTGCTGTTTTGGAAGATGCATTGCAGTCAAACCCGGATAACGAAAGTATCTTGACCCAGTTGAAAAACATTTATGGAGCTTTGGGTGACAATGAAAACTTCATGAGAATCAAAAAGCTTTTGGGAGAGTAA
- a CDS encoding C40 family peptidase, with the protein MQYGICPLSIVPIRTNPDDCAEMSSQLLYGEHFKVLESRKKWSRIRSAYDSFEGWILNNQLRFINEDIYDEIEALKPRKISSDIISHICTSDGMLLPILLGSMINSSVLLNHTFEGNVHTDKNPKESLVDIAIMYLKAPYLAGGKTPFGIDCSGFTQMVYKINGHSLERTAAGQSKQGEALSFIEESEPGDLAFFDDNEGVIDHVGIILKDNYIIHVNGHVRIDRIDHTGIFNSEEKLYTHQLRVIKKVI; encoded by the coding sequence ATGCAATATGGAATTTGTCCTCTAAGTATTGTTCCCATCAGAACAAATCCGGACGATTGTGCCGAAATGTCTTCCCAACTACTTTACGGGGAACATTTTAAAGTTTTGGAGAGCAGGAAGAAATGGAGCAGGATAAGATCAGCTTATGACAGTTTTGAAGGTTGGATTCTCAACAATCAACTGAGGTTTATCAACGAGGACATCTATGACGAGATTGAGGCCCTAAAGCCACGAAAAATTTCGTCTGACATCATTTCGCACATCTGTACCAGCGATGGCATGTTATTGCCCATTCTCTTGGGTTCCATGATAAATTCTTCCGTCCTGCTCAACCATACCTTTGAAGGTAATGTTCACACGGACAAAAATCCAAAAGAGAGTTTGGTCGACATTGCAATTATGTACTTAAAGGCGCCCTATTTGGCCGGAGGGAAAACACCTTTCGGCATTGACTGTTCGGGTTTTACACAGATGGTATACAAAATCAATGGACATTCACTGGAACGAACGGCGGCCGGTCAGTCCAAGCAAGGAGAAGCCTTGAGTTTTATTGAAGAAAGCGAGCCTGGCGATCTGGCGTTTTTTGATGATAACGAAGGTGTGATAGACCATGTCGGCATTATTCTTAAAGATAATTATATCATCCATGTAAACGGCCACGTCCGCATTGATAGAATAGACCATACGGGTATATTCAACTCCGAAGAAAAACTGTACACCCACCAATTGCGGGTCATCAAAAAAGTGATATAA